Within the Streptomyces sp. NBC_00554 genome, the region CGAAGTCGGAACCCGAGATCGAGTAGAAGGGGACGCCGGCCTCACCCGCGACAGCGCGCGCGAGCAGCGTCTTACCGGTTCCAGGAGGCCCGTAGAGCAGCACGCCCTTGGGGATCTTCGCCCCGACGGCCTGGAACTTCGCCGGCTCCTGGAGGAACTCCTTGATCTCGTGGAGCTCCTCGACCGCCTCGTCCGAGCCCGCCACGTCGGCGAACGTCGTCTTCGGGGTGTCCTTGGTGATGAGCTTCGCCTTGGACTTCCCGAAGTTCATGACCCGGGAGCCGCCGCCCTGCATCTGGTTCATCAGGAACAAGAAGACGACGACGATGAGGACGAAGGGAAGCAGAGACAGCAGGATGCCCAGGAACGGGTTCTGCTTCGACGGCGAAACGGTGTAGCCGTCCGGGATCTGCTTGTTCTGGAACTTGTTCTGGAGTGTGTCGGCCAGGGTCACGCCCTGGTTGCCGATGTAGCTCGCCTGGATCTTGGAGCTGCCGTCGACCTTCTCGCCATCCTTGAGAGAGACCTTGATGATCTGCTCGTCGCCGGTGGTGATCTTGGCCGACTCGACCTTGTTGTCATTGATCGCCTGGACGACCTGGCCGGTGTCCACTGTCTTGTAGCCGCCGGACGAGCCGACGACCTGCATCAACACGACCACGGCAAGGACGGCCAGCACGATCCACATGACCGGCCCACGGAAGTATCGCTTCACGTCCATCCATACGGAGCGGTGACGCCCCGTCCCTCCTGCCATAGTGAGTTTGATAAAGACTTTTAAAGACTGTTCTTCGGACGGTACCCCAGCATTGTCACCCGAAGCCGCAGGGGACGGCTGGCAATCCCGCCTACGCATGCTCCAACGGCGCGAACCCCGCTGGGGTTCCCGGTCGTCCTACCCGGCTGTGCTAACCGCCGTAGACATGCGGCGCGAGCGTACCGACGAACGGGAGGTTGCGGTACTTCTCCGCGTAGTCGAGGCCGTAGCCGATGACGAACTCGTTCGGGATGTCGAAGCCGACCCACTCCACGTCGATCGCGACCTTGGCCGCGTCCGGCTTGCGCAGCAGCGTGCACACCTTGAGGGAGGCGGGCTCGCGTGAGCCGAGGTTGGAGATCAGCCAGGACAGGGTCAGCCCGGAGTCGATGATGTCCTCGACGATGAGGACGTGCTTTCCCTTGATGTCGGTGTCGAGGTCCTTGAGGATCCGCACCACACCGGACGACTGGGTGCCCGCGCCGTACGAGGACACCGCCATCCAGTCCATGGTGACGGGGGTGGACAGCGCACGCGCCAGGTCCGCCATGACCATCACGGCACCCTTGAGGACGCCGACGATCAGCAGATCCTTGCCCGCGTACTCCGCGTCGATCTTCGCGGCCAGCTCAACCAGCTTGGCGTCGATCTCTTCCTTGGTGATGAGCACCGACTTGAGGTCGGTGCCCATGTCTTTCGCGTCCACCCGCATCACTTTCGGTCGTCCGTCCGAACCTTTTCGGCGGCCGCTCGAACCGCCCGCGACCCGCGTGAGAGGGCCCTGGGGAGCCGCGCGAGCGGTCCCGGTGGGGGTCCGGTTTCAGCCTTGCCGAATCACCAGTCTGCCACCCTGCCGCTGGGCGACGACTTTGCCCGGGAGATTGATGGCTCCCTGGCCGCGCCAGCCGGTGATCAGCCGGTCGACTTCCTCGATGTGACGGGCGAACAGCGAACCGGCCGGGGCGCCCGCCTCGATGGCGGCGCGGCGCAGGATGCGGCGGCGTACGGCGGGCGGCAGGGCGTAGAGCTTGGCGCACTCCAGGAGGCCCGCAGCGTCCCGTACGGAGGCCTCGGCCTGGCTGGCCCAGGCGTCGAGGGCGTCGGCGTCGTCGCGGGAGAGCTGGGCCGTACGGGCGAGCGCCTCGACGACTCCCTTGCCGAGCGCCTTCTCCAGGGCCGGCAGGCCCTCGTGGCGCAGCCGGGAGCGGGTGTAGGCCGGGTCGGCGTTGTGCGGGTCGTCCCAGACTGGCAGCGACTGGACCATGCAGGCCTTGCGGGCGGTCTGCCGGTCCAGGTACAAGAACGGGCGGCGGTAACGGCCGTCGGCCCCCGAGACCGCGGCCATTCCGGACAGCGAGCGGATGCCGGAGCCGCGGGCGAGGCCGAGCAGGACGGTTTCGGCTTGGTCGTCGCGGGTGTGGCCGAGCAGGATCGCGGTGGCGCCGTGGCGTTCGACGGCGGAGTCCAGGGCGGCGTAGCGGGCGTCGCGGGCGGCGGCCTCGGGCCCGCCGTCGCGGCCCACGGTGACGGCGATGGACTCGGCCGGGGAGAGCCCCAGTTCGGTGAGGCGCAGCACGACCTCGTCGGCGCGCAGGTCGGAGCCGGGCTGCAGACCGTGGTCGACGGTGATGCCGCCGGCACGGATGCCGAGTTTGGGGGCTTCGAAGGCGAGGGCGGAGGCGAGCGCCATCGAGTCGGCGCCACCGGAGCACGCGACGAGCACGAGCGGCGTCGACGGCTGCTCGTGCGGGGTTGGCGTGGGGAGGTCGGGGGCGGGCGAGCGCCTCGTACCCGGGGCGGGTACGCGCTCGGAGGCGGGCGGGCGCGCGACGTCGGCCGCGGGCGTGCGCCTGGTGTCGGGGGCGGGCGTGTGCTCGGTGAGGATGTCGTGGAGTACGCGGCGAACCGCCAGGCGTATCGCCGCGACCGCAGGATGGGGACCCATGTCCGGTTCCCTTCATGAAGTTTTCGGGGGTGAACCCGGTTCCGGTCACTCAGAGTGTGTAGATGGTGACAGAACCGGGCCGTTCCCCGAGCATTGCACGCCTACCCATGCCCCACGGTCCCTCGGACGGGTGATTGGAGGGGCGTTTACCTGCCGTCGGCCGGATTCACTTCACGACCCGCCCGCGGCGTTCACGACTCTGCCTTGCGGTGCACCCGCGCGACCCAGTCCGCCGGTTTGGCGATCTCCGTCTTGGTCGGGAGCGTGTTCGGGGAGGTCCACACCCGGTTGAAGCCGTCCATGCCGACCTCTCCGACGACCGACCGCACGAACCGCTCACCGTCCTTGTACTGCCTCAGTTTGGCGTCCAAACCGAGCAGCTTGCGCAGGGCCAGGTCCAGGCGGGAGGCCCCCTTGGCGCGACGCTGCTGGAACTTCTCGCGGATCTCGGCGACGGACGGGACGACGTCGGGGCCCACACCGTCCATCACGAAGTCCGCGTGGCCCTCCAGGAGCGACATGACGGCGGTCAGCCGGCCGAGGATCTCCCGCTGGGCGGGCGTCTGCACGATTTCGACGAGCGAGCGGCCGCCGTCGTCCTCCTCGCCCTCGGGCCGTCCGCCCGCCAAGGACTGGGCGGCTTCGCGGATGCGTTCGAGGACTGTCATGGGGTCGACCTCGGTCTCTCCCAAGAACGACTGGATTTCGCCCTCGAGGTGGGCCCGCAGCCAGGGCACGGCCGTGAACTGGGTGCGGTGCGTCTCTTCGTGCAGGCACACCCAGAGGCGGAAGTCGTGGGGCTGTACGTCGAGTTCGCGCTCCACGTGGACGATGTTCGGCGCGACCAGGAGGAGCCTGCCGCCGCCGTTCTCCCCCGCCGGGAGCTCACGTGTCGCCGGGGCGAAGGTCTCGTACTGGCCGAGGACCCTCGACGACAGGAACGACAGCAGCATGCCCAGCTCGACGCCGGTGACCTTGCCGCCGACCGCGCCGAGGACGGCTCCGCCCGGGGTACTCCCCCTGCGCTCCTGCATCTTGTCCAGCAGGGGCTTGAGGATCTCCCTGAACCCGGCGACGTTCGCCCGCACCCAGCCGGGGCGGTCCACCACGAGTACGGGGGTGTCGTGGGTGTCCTCCGTGCCCATACGAGTGAAGCCCCGGACGTGTCCCTCCGAGGCCTTGGCGTGCCGGCGCAGCTCCGCGACGACGTCCCTGGCCTCGTCGCGGCTCACCTCTGGGCCCGGCCGCACGAGCCGTGTCGCGGTTGCCACCGCGAGATTCCAGTCGACCATCTCGGCACCACCGATGCTCGTCATGCGTCAACCGTACGTGAGCGTGTCCGGCTGCGGTTAGGGGTACGAGGGGCTGGGCGCCGCCTGGGCGGAACTTGGCGGTGCCCTTGGTGCCCTCGGGTCGGCAGGGGCCGGGGTCTGTTTTCTCGGAGCCCGGCGCTGTCGGCTGTGCCCACCCGTCCCGCCCTGCGGGACGATTGCCCACAGCGGTAGCGACTGCAGGCCTGCCGCCCGGCAGCGGTAGCGGCTGCGGGCACGCCGCCCGGCAGCGGTAGTCCCTGCGGGGTGCCGCCCCGCAGGGGACGACAACTACCGGCAACCGCACGCCGCCAGTGCCGTCGCCGCGCGGTCCAAGGCCGACTGGGCCGGTGCCGGCGCTGGGGGGTGGGCCTCGTCAGAGGTGAGGAAGGCGAAGGCCAGTAGGCGGCCGTCGGTGTCGACGACTGTGCCTGCCAGGGTGTTGACGCCTGTCAGGGTGCCGGTTTTGGCGCGTACGACGCCGGTGGCTGAGGCGTCGGTGGTGTAGCGGTCGCTGAGGGTGCCGGTGAAGCCGGCGATGGGGAGGCCGGTCAGGGCGGGGCGGAGTTCGGGGTGGGCGGGGTCGCCGGCCTTCGCCAGCAGGGCGGTGAGCAGGTCGGCGGTGAGCTTGTCGGCGCGGTTCAGGCCGCTTCCGTCGGCGAAATGAACGCCGGCGAGGGGGAGTCCGAGCTTCTTCAGCTGCGCGCCGATCGCCGCCGCGCCTCCGCTGAAACTTGCCTGCCCGCCCGTCACGAGGGCGGCCTGCCGGGCCAGGGCCTCCGCGATGTCGTTGTCGCTGTTCGTCAGCATCCGCTCGACGAGGGTGGACAGGGGCGGCGAGGAGACCGCGGCGAGGTCCTGCGAACGGCTCGTCGCCTTCGAGAGGCCCGGGGATGTCGTCTTGATGCCCTTGGCCTGGAGCAGTTCCGCGAACTTCCTGGCCGCGTCCCCCGCCGGGTCCGTACTGCGCTTGGCCGTGCCGCTGTCCGAGTCGTCGATGCGGCCCTCGTCGACCATCAGGGCGCTGACCGGGGCGAGGTTGGGGTTGGCGCCGATGGGGTGCACGGTGGCGCCCGCGTACAGCGAGGTGTCGTACGAGACCGTCACCTGGTCCAGATGACGGGCCTTCAGGGCGGTCGCTGTCTCGTCGGCGAGGGTGCGCAGGCTCGCGTAGCCCTTCGTGTCCTCGCGGGCGGTCAGGGTCGGGTCGCCCGCGCCGACGAGGACAACCTCCTTGGTGTCGGGCTCCAGGACCGCGCGCGTGGTAATCCGGTGGTCGGTGCCGGCCGCAGAGAGGACGGCGACGGCGGTGGCGATCTTCGTGGTGGAGGCCGGGGTCTGGGCCTTGTCCGCCCCCTTGCCGTACAGCCGCTTGCCGGTCGCGACGTCGACCACCACGGCGGTGCGCTGAGCGCCGAGGGCGGGGTCGTTCAGGAGCGGGTCCAGGACGTCCGCGAGGGCCTTCTCGGCGGGGGCGGGCACCGCCCCCCCTGAGGTGGAGCCGGTGGAGCCACCGAGTCCGGCCAGTACGGTGGCGGCGCTCGGCGCGGGGCGGGGCGCCTTCACGGACGTACCGGACGTAAGGCCGTGATCTGTGCCACCCTCGCCCTCCCGCGATGCGGCCCAGTCGCGCTCCGCCGTACGCTGACCTGTGGAGTCCCAGGGACCGGCCGCGGTCACCAGCCCGGCCGCGAGCGCCAGGCCCACGGTGGCTGCGACGGCTGTGAGCTGCGGAGTCGTGAACTTGACGGGACGCGGCCGCACGGCTTGGGTGATCCGCGCCACATGCGGTTTCACCGAGCCCGCGACCCGCACCACATGCGGTCTCGCGGCCCGCCAAGCCCTCAGCTCTGGCACGACCACCAGCCCCTTTCGCGATCACACACCTGCGTGAGGGACACTTAACCACCAGAACTATGTGCTGATCATGGAGGAGCCACCGGTGGAGTTCGACGTCACGATCGAGATTCCGAAGGGTTCGCGGAACAAGTACGAGGTGGACCACGAGACCGGTCGGATCCGCTTGGACCGTCGACTCTTCACCTCGACCAGTTACCCGGCCGACTACGGCTTCGTCGAGAACACTCTCGGCGAGGACGGCGACCCGCTGGACGCGCTGGTCATCCTGGACGAGCCGACCTTCCCCGGTTGCCTCATCCAGTGCCGCACGATCGGCATGTTCCGTATGACGGACGAGGCCGGCGGCGACGACAAGCTGCTGTGCGTCCCGGCGCACGACCCGCGGGTGGAGCACCTGCGCGACATCCACCACGTGTCGGAGTTCGACCGCCTGGAGATCCAGCACTTCTTCGAGGTCTACAAGGACCTGGAGCCCGGCAAGTCCGTCGAGGGCGCCAACTGGGTGGGCCGCACGGAGGCCGAGGCTGAGATCGAGCGTTCCTACAAGCGCCTGAAGGACCAGGGCGCTCACTGAGTACCCGCGCTTCCGTTCGGGCCGCGTGATCCTGATGGGGTCGCGCGGCCCGTTCGTGTATCCGTACGCATACTGAGGGCATACGGAAGGTACGCAGGAGACGCACGCGTACGAGAGGTGAGGCAGGAGCTGGTGGCGGACCCGGAGGCGGAAGACCGCAAGCCGCAGTCGGACGAGGCGAGGAGTGCCTTCGCTCAGCCGGCCGGGGTGGCGCCGCCGCAGATCCCGGTGGTCGATGACGAGTCGTCGACCACGTCCGAGTTCGCGCTCCCGAAGGGGTTCGGCGCACCGCAGCCGGCCGGGGCCGACTCCGAGGGTT harbors:
- the tilS gene encoding tRNA lysidine(34) synthetase TilS translates to MGPHPAVAAIRLAVRRVLHDILTEHTPAPDTRRTPAADVARPPASERVPAPGTRRSPAPDLPTPTPHEQPSTPLVLVACSGGADSMALASALAFEAPKLGIRAGGITVDHGLQPGSDLRADEVVLRLTELGLSPAESIAVTVGRDGGPEAAARDARYAALDSAVERHGATAILLGHTRDDQAETVLLGLARGSGIRSLSGMAAVSGADGRYRRPFLYLDRQTARKACMVQSLPVWDDPHNADPAYTRSRLRHEGLPALEKALGKGVVEALARTAQLSRDDADALDAWASQAEASVRDAAGLLECAKLYALPPAVRRRILRRAAIEAGAPAGSLFARHIEEVDRLITGWRGQGAINLPGKVVAQRQGGRLVIRQG
- the dacB gene encoding D-alanyl-D-alanine carboxypeptidase/D-alanyl-D-alanine-endopeptidase is translated as MVVPELRAWRAARPHVVRVAGSVKPHVARITQAVRPRPVKFTTPQLTAVAATVGLALAAGLVTAAGPWDSTGQRTAERDWAASREGEGGTDHGLTSGTSVKAPRPAPSAATVLAGLGGSTGSTSGGAVPAPAEKALADVLDPLLNDPALGAQRTAVVVDVATGKRLYGKGADKAQTPASTTKIATAVAVLSAAGTDHRITTRAVLEPDTKEVVLVGAGDPTLTAREDTKGYASLRTLADETATALKARHLDQVTVSYDTSLYAGATVHPIGANPNLAPVSALMVDEGRIDDSDSGTAKRSTDPAGDAARKFAELLQAKGIKTTSPGLSKATSRSQDLAAVSSPPLSTLVERMLTNSDNDIAEALARQAALVTGGQASFSGGAAAIGAQLKKLGLPLAGVHFADGSGLNRADKLTADLLTALLAKAGDPAHPELRPALTGLPIAGFTGTLSDRYTTDASATGVVRAKTGTLTGVNTLAGTVVDTDGRLLAFAFLTSDEAHPPAPAPAQSALDRAATALAACGCR
- a CDS encoding zinc-dependent metalloprotease, with product MTSIGGAEMVDWNLAVATATRLVRPGPEVSRDEARDVVAELRRHAKASEGHVRGFTRMGTEDTHDTPVLVVDRPGWVRANVAGFREILKPLLDKMQERRGSTPGGAVLGAVGGKVTGVELGMLLSFLSSRVLGQYETFAPATRELPAGENGGGRLLLVAPNIVHVERELDVQPHDFRLWVCLHEETHRTQFTAVPWLRAHLEGEIQSFLGETEVDPMTVLERIREAAQSLAGGRPEGEEDDGGRSLVEIVQTPAQREILGRLTAVMSLLEGHADFVMDGVGPDVVPSVAEIREKFQQRRAKGASRLDLALRKLLGLDAKLRQYKDGERFVRSVVGEVGMDGFNRVWTSPNTLPTKTEIAKPADWVARVHRKAES
- the hpt gene encoding hypoxanthine phosphoribosyltransferase; this encodes MRVDAKDMGTDLKSVLITKEEIDAKLVELAAKIDAEYAGKDLLIVGVLKGAVMVMADLARALSTPVTMDWMAVSSYGAGTQSSGVVRILKDLDTDIKGKHVLIVEDIIDSGLTLSWLISNLGSREPASLKVCTLLRKPDAAKVAIDVEWVGFDIPNEFVIGYGLDYAEKYRNLPFVGTLAPHVYGG
- a CDS encoding inorganic diphosphatase, with amino-acid sequence MEFDVTIEIPKGSRNKYEVDHETGRIRLDRRLFTSTSYPADYGFVENTLGEDGDPLDALVILDEPTFPGCLIQCRTIGMFRMTDEAGGDDKLLCVPAHDPRVEHLRDIHHVSEFDRLEIQHFFEVYKDLEPGKSVEGANWVGRTEAEAEIERSYKRLKDQGAH